The genome window TCTTAATATTTTTTAATATAATCTCATCTTTTACTTCTAATTTCTCTAAATATATTAATTCATCTAAAGATAATAAACCAAAAATTAAAGTAGAAAAATCACCAATATCAATTTTAATATCCCATTCTCCAGTAGTCTCGAACTTTAACTCTCCATCTTTATCAAAACTATATATACCATTATTCTCTAAAATTATACTATCTGTTATCTGAATTTTCATCTCAATGTCATAAATATTTAGCATTTTAAGAATCTCTAGAGGATTTACTACTCTTCCCATTATAAATGGATAATCTTTTTTTATTAATTTTTTTTGATTAGTAAAAACATATTCCAATAGATTATCCACGGGATTAATTATTTCTAACTCTGGATAATACTCTTTAAAAGTTTTTAAAAAAGCTAAAAGATTTTCCAAACCTCTTCTATTTTTAGAAAAAATCTCCCTTACTTCTAATTTTTCTCTTCTATATAATGCTACATAACCCTCTATATTTTCTCCAAGATATAAAGTATAAACTTCTCCACCATCGCTTCTTATCTCTCTTATCCAATCTCTATAATACTTCTCATCTCTTTCCACATATAAAAAGTACTCTCTCATCTTATAATTATATATTTCAATTAAATCACTATATATCTCATCTTCACTATTTAATTCTACTCTTTTTATCTCATATGCTTTTTCTATCTTATTATATGGAATATCTTGAGTTAAAGATAAGTATTTATTTAATCTTGTTACATATTCAAATCCATATTTTCTATATATTTCTGGATTAATAGGAGAAAGGTACACAAAAGGAATATCTCTATCTCTTGCCCCTTTTAAACTTTCTTTTATTAACTCATCCATATATCCCTTACCTCTATATTCTGGAGATACTGCGACTCCCACTATATATTGAGAATCAAAAGTAGTTCCATTCATATTTAATCTATATGGATTTTCATGTAAAGAAGCTTTTATTTCATCATTCTCTTCTAAGAGTAAATATTTATGTTTATCGTATAAATTTTTAAAATAAAACTCTACTTCCTCTAAAGAATCTTTAAAACACTCTTCCCATATTTTTTTAGCTTTTTCATAGTCTTTATCTATTCCATATCTTACCATAAGTTCCTCCCCTCTATTATAAATATTTCTTTTCTTTTCTTTCTACTTATATTATAATTGAATTACTGAAAAAAATCTATGATATTTAGGAGGTATTATGTTTACTTTTAATTATACAATTCAAAAAGAAGATATAAATTATGGTGGACATGTAGGAAATGAAAGAGCTCTTCTTTTTTTCCAAATGGCTAGAATGAATTTTTTTGAATCTTTAGGACTTAGTGAGATGAATCTTGGAGAGGGTGCTGGAGTTATTCAAAAAAATGGTTTTGTAGAATATAACAAACAACTTTTCTTAGATGATAAAATATTTATTAAAATTATAGATATTGAGTTTTCTAAAACTAGTTTTAATATAAAATATGAAATCTACAACGATAAAGAAGAAAAAGTTATTAATGGTTCTACTTTATTAGTTTGTTTTGATTACTCAACTCATAGAATTAAAAAAATCCCTGAGTCTTTTAAAAAAAAAGCTCTTAAAGTTATAGAGGAGAAATAAATGAATATTTTAGTTAGTGCTTGCCTTTTAGGAGTAGCTTGTAGATATGATGGAAAATCTAAAGAGGTAAGTAAAATTAAGGAACTTTTAAAGGATCATAATCTCATTCCTATTTGCCCTGAACAGCTTGGAGGACTTCCAACTCCAAGAGTTCCCTCTGAAAAAAATGGAGAAAAGGTAATTAATAGTGAAGGTATTGATGTCACTTTAGAATATAATAAAGGAGCTCATGAAGCTCTTAGAATAGCTAAACTTTTTAATTGTAAAGTTGCTATTTTAAAAGCTAAAAGTCCTTCTTGTGGTTTTGGTAAGATTTATGATGGAACTTTTTCTAAAAATTTAATTTTAGGAAATGGTGTTACTGCTCAAGTTTTAATAGATAATGGAATCAAAGTTTTTACTGAAGATTTTTATGAATTATTGATTTATTAAAAATAATTTTATTCTTTTCTATTTTAAATTTTTTTTGTAAAATATTGTATATTATATTTTGAGGTGATTTTTAAATGAAATTTGTAGTATCAGATCTAGATGGAACATTGCTTTATTCTCGTAATGTAGTTAGTGATTACACTATCAATACAATAAAAAAATTAGTAGATAGTGGTGTAAACTTTGCTATTGCTACAGGTAGAGGACAACAAGGTGTACAAAATACTTTACAACAGCTCGGTATCACTCCATATTTAATTTGTAATAATGGAGCTAATATTTATAATCCTCAAGGGGAGTGTATCTTTGAAGAAAGAATACCAAAAGATATTGCAATTTCTATTTTAAAAGAAATTAGAGCTAATAATCTTTTTTATAGTGCATTTTTAAATGAATATTTCTATCATAGTAAAGATGAGAGTGTAGAAGACTTTACAAGCAGACCTCTTTTTACAGAGATAGCTTTAGAAAAAGAGGAAGATTGTCCTGCATTAAATAAAATCATTGTACAAGATGAAAATCCAGAAGTAGTAGCTAAAATAGCTAATATTTTAAAGGAAAAATTTTCAGATATGGCAGAAATTATGATTTCTCAGCCTACTTGTATGGATATTGCCCCTAAAAACTGTACTAAAGGAACTGGAATAAAAAATCTTGCTAAATTATTTAATTTAACAACTGAAGATTTTATGGCCTTTGGAGATGGAGAAAATGATATAGAGATGTTAAAAACTGTTGGACATCCTGTTATTATGGAAAACTCTCAAAATATTTTAAAAGAGCAATTTTCAACTGTTACACTGTCAAATACAGATCATGGAGTTGCTAAATATTTAGAAAATTTCTTTAACTTATAGGAGGATAAAGTGAAACATCAAATCAATAAAGAAGTTATTATTACTTTGATTCTTTACATATTTTATTTTTGTTGGTGGTATTATTTTGCATATATTCATACAAATAGTGAAGATGTTAAAAATTTCAAATATATTTTAGGACTTCCTGAATGGTTTTTTTACTCTTGTGTTCTTGGGTTAATTGTTATAAATATTTTAGTTTTTATAGCTGTAAAACTATTTTTTAAAGAGATTCCACTTGAGGAGGAGGATAAAAAATGTTAACTCTAATACCTATTATAATATATCTTCTTCTTATGTTAGGAATTGCTTATAAAGTCAACCAGATAAAACATAGTAAAGATGTTAATTTTACTGAAGAGTATTTTATTGGAAGTAGAAATATGGGTGGATTTGTCTTAGCTATGACAATCATAGCCTCATATGTTGGTGCTAGTTCTTTCATAGGTGGACCTGGTATTGCTTACAAACTTGGATTAGGATGGGTTTTACTCGCATGTATTCAAGTACCTACAGCCTTCTTTACTCTAGGAATAATAGGAAAGAAACTTGCAATTATTTCTAGAAAAATATCTGGAGTTACAATTATTGATCTACTTAGAGCTAGATATAAAAGTGATATAGTTGTTATTCTTTCTTCTATAACTATGTTAATATTTTTTATAGGAACTATTGTGGCTCAATTTGTAGGAGGAGCAAGACTTTTTGAAACTGTTACTGGTCACTCTTATGTTGTAGGATTAATTATATTCTCTGGAGTTGTTACTGCTTATACATCTTTTGGAGGATTTAGAGCTGTAGCTATAACAGATGCTATTCAAGGAGTTATAATGCTCCTTGCAACTGGAGTTCTTTTTTATGTTATCTTACAAAAAGGTAATGGGATGGAAAACATTATGTTAACAATTGCTAAAACACATCCTGAGATGTTAACTCCCTCTTCTAATGGAAATATTGCAAAACCTTTTATTTTATCATTTTGGGTTTTAGTAGGAATAGGGCTTCTTGGATATCCTTCTACTGCTGTTAGATGTATGGGATTTAAAGATAGTAAATCTCTTCATAGAGCAATGATCATAGGAACATCTGTAGTTGGTTTACTTATGTTAGGAATGCACCTTGTAGGAGTAATGGGAATGGCTGTTGAACCTAATGTTGAAGTTGGAGATAAAATCATTCCAATTTTAGCTTTAAAAAATTTACATCCTATATTAGCTGGTATTTTTATTGGTGGTCCTCTTGCAGCTATTATGTCTACAGTTGATTCTTTGCTTATTATGACATCTGCTACAATAG of uncultured Fusobacterium sp. contains these proteins:
- a CDS encoding GNAT family N-acetyltransferase, with product MVRYGIDKDYEKAKKIWEECFKDSLEEVEFYFKNLYDKHKYLLLEENDEIKASLHENPYRLNMNGTTFDSQYIVGVAVSPEYRGKGYMDELIKESLKGARDRDIPFVYLSPINPEIYRKYGFEYVTRLNKYLSLTQDIPYNKIEKAYEIKRVELNSEDEIYSDLIEIYNYKMREYFLYVERDEKYYRDWIREIRSDGGEVYTLYLGENIEGYVALYRREKLEVREIFSKNRRGLENLLAFLKTFKEYYPELEIINPVDNLLEYVFTNQKKLIKKDYPFIMGRVVNPLEILKMLNIYDIEMKIQITDSIILENNGIYSFDKDGELKFETTGEWDIKIDIGDFSTLIFGLLSLDELIYLEKLEVKDEIILKNIKKKDIFNLKKNYIQDYQ
- a CDS encoding thioesterase family protein — encoded protein: MFTFNYTIQKEDINYGGHVGNERALLFFQMARMNFFESLGLSEMNLGEGAGVIQKNGFVEYNKQLFLDDKIFIKIIDIEFSKTSFNIKYEIYNDKEEKVINGSTLLVCFDYSTHRIKKIPESFKKKALKVIEEK
- a CDS encoding DUF523 domain-containing protein, translating into MNILVSACLLGVACRYDGKSKEVSKIKELLKDHNLIPICPEQLGGLPTPRVPSEKNGEKVINSEGIDVTLEYNKGAHEALRIAKLFNCKVAILKAKSPSCGFGKIYDGTFSKNLILGNGVTAQVLIDNGIKVFTEDFYELLIY
- a CDS encoding Cof-type HAD-IIB family hydrolase — protein: MKFVVSDLDGTLLYSRNVVSDYTINTIKKLVDSGVNFAIATGRGQQGVQNTLQQLGITPYLICNNGANIYNPQGECIFEERIPKDIAISILKEIRANNLFYSAFLNEYFYHSKDESVEDFTSRPLFTEIALEKEEDCPALNKIIVQDENPEVVAKIANILKEKFSDMAEIMISQPTCMDIAPKNCTKGTGIKNLAKLFNLTTEDFMAFGDGENDIEMLKTVGHPVIMENSQNILKEQFSTVTLSNTDHGVAKYLENFFNL
- a CDS encoding YhdT family protein; the encoded protein is MKHQINKEVIITLILYIFYFCWWYYFAYIHTNSEDVKNFKYILGLPEWFFYSCVLGLIVINILVFIAVKLFFKEIPLEEEDKKC
- the panF gene encoding sodium/pantothenate symporter — translated: MLTLIPIIIYLLLMLGIAYKVNQIKHSKDVNFTEEYFIGSRNMGGFVLAMTIIASYVGASSFIGGPGIAYKLGLGWVLLACIQVPTAFFTLGIIGKKLAIISRKISGVTIIDLLRARYKSDIVVILSSITMLIFFIGTIVAQFVGGARLFETVTGHSYVVGLIIFSGVVTAYTSFGGFRAVAITDAIQGVIMLLATGVLFYVILQKGNGMENIMLTIAKTHPEMLTPSSNGNIAKPFILSFWVLVGIGLLGYPSTAVRCMGFKDSKSLHRAMIIGTSVVGLLMLGMHLVGVMGMAVEPNVEVGDKIIPILALKNLHPILAGIFIGGPLAAIMSTVDSLLIMTSATIVKDLYLHYINKDASVERIKKLSFMTSLGFGIIVFLLSLNPPNLLVWINLFAFAGLEATFFCPIVFGLFWKKANATGAIASMLFGFITFIYLTVCKITILGMHNIVPVLFVSTIVFIIGSHLGDPTDEKTLETFFN